The following DNA comes from Glaciihabitans arcticus.
CGGCGATGAGGGGGCCGTCATCCGAAATCACGACAAGGCCGCGGGCCTTCGTGACGTCGGCGGGGCTGCCCTCGCCGGCGACGACACCCTCGAGCACCTGGCGGGCCAGGCGGTCGGTGAGTTCACCGTTCTCGATCATGGCAACCAGCTCGCTGACATGCAGCGGCGAAACGAGGGATGATGCATCTGCGCCGGCAGCGTTCGCGAGGCGAGCGATCTCGCCCGTCCACCACTTGCGCGCCTGTGCGGCAGAGGCGCCGGCGGCCACCGTCTCCTCCACCTCGACGAGAAGTCCGGAGTTCAACACATCCTGAAACTCGAGGTCCGTGAAGCCCCACGATTCCTTTAGCCTCTTACGACGAAGGGCAGGAGCTTCCGGAAGCGCCGCCCGCAGCTCAGCGATCAGCTCGAGCGAAGGCTCGACGGGAAGGAGGTCAGGCTCGGGGAAGTAACGGTAGTCATCGGCATCGCTCTTGGGGCGTCCGGCTGAGGTCACACCCGTGTCCTCGTGCCAGTGGCGCGTCTCCTGGATGATCGTGCCGCCCTTTTCGAGGATCGCAGCCTGGCGCTGGATCTCGTAACGGATGGCGCGCTCGACGCTGCGCAGCGAGTTCACGTTCTTGGTCTCGGTGCGGGTGCCGAGCTTGCCGGATCCACGCGGGCTCAGGGAGATGTTCGCGTCACAGCGGAGGTTTCCGCGCTCCATCTTCGCCTCGGAGATACCCAACGAGACGACGATGTCGCGGATCGCTGAAACGTACGCCTTGGCGAGTTCCGGGGCGTCGGCCTCGGCACCGGTGATCATCTGGGTGACGATCTCCACGAGGGGAACACCCGCGCGGTTGTAGTCGACCAAGGAGTACTCGGCGCCCTGAATGCGTCCGGTCGCTCCACCCACGTGGGTCAGCTTGCCGGCGTCCTCCTCCATGTGCGCGCGCTCGATCTCGACGGTGAACTTCTTGCCGCTGGCGAGCTCGACCTCGACGCTGCCGTCGAACGCGATCGGCTCGTCGAACTGGCTGATCTGGTAGTTCTTCGCGAGGTCCGGGTAGAAGTAGTTCTTGCGGGCAAAGCGCGAGCTCGGCGCGATCTCGCAGCCGAGAGCGAGGCCCAGGCTGATCGAGTACTTGATGGCCTGCTCGTTGACCACCGGGAGGCTGCCGGGAAGACCCAGGTCCACCGGGGTGATCATCGTGTTCGGCTCGCCGTGTACGTTGCCCAGGGCGGCGGGGTTCGGCGCATCCGAGAACATCTTCGTCTGAGTGTTCAGCTCGACGTGTACCTCGAAGCCGAGCACCGGCTCAAAGAGTTCGATTGCCCTGTCGTAATCCATCAGTTCAGCTTTAGCCACCCGATGATTCTATCGGGGCGCTCTCCCGCGCCTTAACTCGGGAGGAGGGAGATGATTGCCTCCGCGAACTTCGCGGGAGCCTCGAGCGGCACGAAGTGGGCTGAGGTCTCCAGGATCTCGAGCCGGGCATCCGGAAACCACTCGTCGACCTTGTCGGCCCACTCGATCGGGAACAACGGGTCGCCCGCCGGCCACAGCATCACCGTCGGCGTCGCGACCGGGGTCTCGGGCGCGGGCGTGCGGTTCGAGTTGTACCACTGGATGCTCGCGGTGAAGGCTCCGGGCCGGGCGTAGCTCGCGACCAGGGCGTCGAACTCGGGGCCCTCGATCAAGGACGGATCGCTCGTCCACTGCCCCCAGATGAAGGCGAGGTAGTCGCGTACAGCCTGCGGGTTGCCGTCGATGAGCGTTGTCGCGAGGCCGGACCGGTGGAAGTGCTGGTACCAGAAGTGCTCCTGCATCCGCGGCTCGTTGCGCCGATCGCCGATGCCGGGGTACGCAGGCGTCACGACGAGGCCGAGCACGAGCTCCGGCGCGATGCGGGCGATCGTCTGCGCGACGCGAGAGCCGATGTCGTAGCCGGCGAACACCGCGGGGCCATCGAGCGCTGCGATGACGCGTTGCGCGTGGGCGGTCGCTGTCCCCTCCTCCACAGGCAGCGGCCCGTCGAAGGCTTCACCGAAGCCGCGCAGTTGCGGAACGATCGGGTTCACTCCATCCGGCAGCAGCGGGACGACGCGGCGAAAGTCATCCGTTGAACCCGGCCAGCCGTGCAGCAGTACAACGTCGGTCATGGGCGCGAGTTTACGGCCGTCTTGCCGGTTTCGACAGGCTGCACTTCCACAGGCTCCGTGACCGTCGCAAGAGCGGCCTCGGGCGTCGCCTTCTCGGACCGCACGAACGCGATGCCGGCGAGGATGAGCCCGCCTCCGAGCAGCTGCGGCAGGGTGAGGTTCTCCCCCAGAAGTATCCACGCGTAGAGCGCAGCCGCCACCACCTCGAGCAGTCCGAGGAATGACGCGAGACGCGAGCCGAGCATTTCGCTGGCCGTGATGCTTGCGGCATACGCGAAACCTGTGGCGATGATGCCGACGATGAGCAGCGGGACCCACCAGGGTGCGAGCATGCCGAGCATCGGGACATCCACCAAAGGAAGTTCGAACGGCACGATGCCGACGAGTCCGACCAGCCCGAGGGCGAGGCCGCCGATGACGAGGCCGGCGGCAGCGAGGGCGACCGGCGGCAGGCCGTCGCTCGGGCGAGCGGCGATCACGTAGTAGACGGCGCAACCGACGGTCGAGAGGGCGGCGAAGCCGAGGCCGAGCAGGTCGAGGGATCCTCCACCGCCTGGCGAGACGACCAGCACGAGGCCGATGAGTGCGACGACCGAGCCGATGAGCACAACAGCCTTGGGCATCTTGCGGGTCGTGACCCACGCGACGGCAACGAGCAGCAGCGGTGCCATGTACTCGATGAGGATGGCGGTGCCGACGGGAATGCGCTGCACGGCGGCGAAGTAGACGAGCTGGGTGGCGGCGACACCGATGAGCGCCATGCCCAGCACCCGCCAACGGCCGCGCCAGAGGGCGGCCCAGCGTCCGCGAATCAGCACCAGCGCGACCGGCAGCAGCACGAGCCCGCCGATGAGCGCGCGGAGGGTGACGGCGGCCGCCGGCGACCAGCCGGCCTCGAGCAGCGGCTTGATGAACGCGCCGGACATTCCGAAGGTCGCGGCAGCGAGCACTGCGATGATGAGACCGAGGGTTGTCGACTTCATGGCGTCCGCTTTCATAATGACTAAACTAGATGTTGCCCCTGACATTACGACCGCCGAGGATAAGGAGTCAAATTGCATTTTGCCCCTGACACCGAGATCACTCTCGAGTTCGTGGTGGCGCTGGCCGACACGAGTCCCGGCGCCTCCAAATCGGGCACCGACGAACTCGATTCGCCGGAGACCCTGACCGCGTTTCTCAAGACCTGGACCTATACCGGCCGCTTCGATCGGGATGAGGCCGAGCTCGCCGACGTCAA
Coding sequences within:
- the gatB gene encoding Asp-tRNA(Asn)/Glu-tRNA(Gln) amidotransferase subunit GatB: MAKAELMDYDRAIELFEPVLGFEVHVELNTQTKMFSDAPNPAALGNVHGEPNTMITPVDLGLPGSLPVVNEQAIKYSISLGLALGCEIAPSSRFARKNYFYPDLAKNYQISQFDEPIAFDGSVEVELASGKKFTVEIERAHMEEDAGKLTHVGGATGRIQGAEYSLVDYNRAGVPLVEIVTQMITGAEADAPELAKAYVSAIRDIVVSLGISEAKMERGNLRCDANISLSPRGSGKLGTRTETKNVNSLRSVERAIRYEIQRQAAILEKGGTIIQETRHWHEDTGVTSAGRPKSDADDYRYFPEPDLLPVEPSLELIAELRAALPEAPALRRKRLKESWGFTDLEFQDVLNSGLLVEVEETVAAGASAAQARKWWTGEIARLANAAGADASSLVSPLHVSELVAMIENGELTDRLARQVLEGVVAGEGSPADVTKARGLVVISDDGPLIAAIDEALAAQPDVLEKIRDGKVQAAGAIIGAVMKAMKGTADAARVRELVLERAQQ
- a CDS encoding alpha/beta fold hydrolase codes for the protein MTDVVLLHGWPGSTDDFRRVVPLLPDGVNPIVPQLRGFGEAFDGPLPVEEGTATAHAQRVIAALDGPAVFAGYDIGSRVAQTIARIAPELVLGLVVTPAYPGIGDRRNEPRMQEHFWYQHFHRSGLATTLIDGNPQAVRDYLAFIWGQWTSDPSLIEGPEFDALVASYARPGAFTASIQWYNSNRTPAPETPVATPTVMLWPAGDPLFPIEWADKVDEWFPDARLEILETSAHFVPLEAPAKFAEAIISLLPS
- a CDS encoding EamA family transporter → MKSTTLGLIIAVLAAATFGMSGAFIKPLLEAGWSPAAAVTLRALIGGLVLLPVALVLIRGRWAALWRGRWRVLGMALIGVAATQLVYFAAVQRIPVGTAILIEYMAPLLLVAVAWVTTRKMPKAVVLIGSVVALIGLVLVVSPGGGGSLDLLGLGFAALSTVGCAVYYVIAARPSDGLPPVALAAAGLVIGGLALGLVGLVGIVPFELPLVDVPMLGMLAPWWVPLLIVGIIATGFAYAASITASEMLGSRLASFLGLLEVVAAALYAWILLGENLTLPQLLGGGLILAGIAFVRSEKATPEAALATVTEPVEVQPVETGKTAVNSRP